In Myxococcus stipitatus, the DNA window GGCTCTTGGGCCCTGGCTTCACCGCGGTCCATGGCGTCCACCTGACGGAGGAGGAGGTGGGGATGCTGGGGCGTGCGCGAGCGACGGTGTGCGCGTGTCCCTCCACGGAGCGCAACCTGGGGGACGGCATCGTCCCGGCGGACGCGTTGGTGAAGGCGGGGGCGCGCATCAGCCTGGGGTCGGACAGCCAGGCCACGGTGGACCTGCTGGACGAGGCGCGGCAGCTGGAAGGCCACCTGCGGCTGGCGCGGCTGCGTCGCGCGGTGCTGGACCCGGGCGGTGGGGCGGTGGATGGGCTCGCGGCGCGGCTGCTGGGCATGGCCACGGTGGAGGGGGCGCGAAGCCTGGGGCTGGCCACGGGGACGCTGGACGCGGGAGCCCCCGCGGACTTCTTCACGGTGGACCTGGCGCATCCGTCGCTGGTGGGCGCGAGCGCCGAGTCCCTGCTGGCGTCCATCGTCCTGGGCGGGGACAAGGCGGCGGTGCGCGAGGTGGCGGTGGCCGGGCGCCTCATCGTGAAGGACGGACATCATCCGCTGGCGGAGCAGAGCGGGCGCACGTTCCATTCGCTCGCCCGGTCGCTGTATTCCTGACGCCAGCGGGGCCCCAGGGGACTGGCGCCGGCTGGCCGGCGGTGGCATGACGCGGGCACCGGAGGTCGTCCCCATGAGCGACACGTTGCCCGCGCTGAGAAACACCCTGACGGAGCTGGTGGCGATGGACACCACGTCCTCGCGACCGAACGCTCCGCTCATCGACTACGCGCAGGCCCGGCTGGAGGCCGCGGGCTTCAGCGCGGAGCGCCAGCGCTACGTCGACGATGCCGGGGTGGAGAAGTTCAACCTGGTGGCGGTGAAGGGCGGCACGGGGCGCGCGGCGCTCGCGCTGGTGGGGCACTCGGACTGCGTCCCCTACGACGCGGCGTGGACGGAGGCGCTGCGGCTGACGGAGCGCGACGGGAAGCTCTACGCGCGCGGCGCCTGTGACACGAAGGGCTTCATCGCCTGCGCGCTGCACGCGGCGGAGCGGGCGTCCGGGCTCCAGGCGCCGTTGATGGTGGTCCTCACCGCCGACGAGGAGGTGGGCCTGGTGGGCGCCAAGAAGCTGGTGGAGGCGGGGCTGGGCCGGGCGCGGCACGCCATCGTCGGGGAGCCCACGAAGCTGACGCCGGTGCGCGCGAACAAGGGGTACTGCCTGGCGGAGGTGGAGGTATTGGGCAAGGAAGGGCACAGCGCGTATCCGGAGACGGGGGCGTCCGCCATCTTCCGCGCGGGTCGCTTCCTGCACCGGTTGGAGCAGCTGGCGACGACGGTGCTGCGCGAGGAGCGCGACGAGGGCTTCCAGCCGCCCTTCACCACGGTGAACGTGGGCGTCATCCAGGGCGGCAAGGCGAAGAACATCCTGCCAGGCGCCTGCCGCTTCATGGTGGAGTGGCGCCCCATCCCCGGACAGCCGACGGCGCGCGTGGTGGAGCTCCTGGAGACCATCCGCCAGGAGCTGGTGCGCGACGAGCCCGCGTACGAGGCGCACATCCGCGTGCTGCGCACCGACCGGGGCGTGAACACCCGCGCGGACGCGGAGGTCGTGCGCTTCCTCGCGGACGCCAGCGGCAACGCGCCCACGACGGTGCCCTTCGGGACGGAGGCCCCCCAGCTCACCGAGCTGGGCGCGGAGGCCGTGGTGTTCGGCCCCGGCGACATCCGCGTGGCGCACCAGACGGGCGAGTATGTCCCCGTCGAGGACCTGGTGCGCTGCGAGGCCGTGCTGGCCCGCGCGGTCGCCCACTTCTGCGGGGCGCGCTGAGCCCCGACGACCGCGCGCCTTCCACCAGACCCTGCGGACGCCGTGCCCGCCCGTTATCGAGAGGGCGCTCGGGGCCCTGGAGTCCCTCGTCCTTCCGGTGTGACATGACGCCTGTTCCAGCAGCGCCTCGTACGGTCCTGTTCTTGTTGGCCAGCTCCCGGGAGGGAGGTAACGCGGAGCTGCTCGCCCGGCGAGCCGCGGAGTCGTTGCCTCCGGGGACGGTGACGACGTGGTTGCGGCTGGACGGGTATCGCGACCCGCCCTTCAGGGACCTGCGTCACGCGCCCGGGGGCTATCCGCCGCTGCCGCCGGAGCTGCGAGCGCTCGCGGACGTCACGCTGGCCGCCGACGAAATCGTCATGGTCGCGCCGGTGTACTGGTACAGCCTGCCGTCCAACGCGCAGGGCTACCTGGAGCACTGGTCCTGGTGGCTGCGCGTGCCGGAGCTGCGCTTCCGCGAGCGGATGCGGGGCAAGGTGCTGTCGCTCATCACCGCGCACTCGACGGACGAGGACGACTCCGTCGCGGAGCCGCTGTTGCTCAGCCTGCACCTCAGCGCCGGCTACATGGCCATGCGCTGGCGCGGCGCGCTCATGGGACATGGCAGCGCTCCCGGGCAGGTGCTCGGTGACGCACGCGCGCTGGAGGCCGCGCGGGGGTTCCTGGCGCGCCCGGTGGAGGATTCGGAGGCCCAGGTCGCCTGACGCGAGGGCGGGATGCCCTGGGCGTGTCTCGAGGGTGTTTGAGTTGAATGCGGGGTAGACCGTGTTTCCGTGACCATGGGCATGTGGTTCGCGTGACGCGACGGATTCCCTCCGTGGCGAGAGGTGACAGGCCCGGTGGTTTCGGTCATGGTGCGCGCCCGTTTCCGGGGGGCGCCCGTGAGCAATGACTGGCTCGCGCGGACCGTCAGCTCGTCCGACCCATCTCGTCCCTCCGGTGCGAATTTCAAAGCAGCTTCCCGGAGGGGGATGCACATGCAGGGCCGATGGTGGTTGTCGTGGATGTTGTCCGTGGTCGCGGTGAGCGCGTGGGCCCAGGTGCCCGCCGCCGAGCCTCCCGCGCAGGCGGAGGTCGTGGAGGAGGCCGACGAGCCCCCGTTCGTGGTGAACGGGCGCAGCGGCACGGTGGAGCTGGGTGATGGCCTGGCGCGGATGGAGGTGCCGGACAACTTCCTCTACCTCGCCCCCGAGGAGGCGGCGAGGGTGCTGGAGGAGGCGTGGGGCAACCCTCCTGGCGCCCCGACGCTGGGGATGCTGGTGCCGGCGAACGTCGATGTCACCGCGCCCGAGGGGTGGGGCGTCATCATCAACTACGCGGACGACGGCCACGTCGAGGATGAGGACGCCTCGAGCATCGACTACGCGGACCTGCTGAAGGAGATGCAGGAGTCCACCCGGGAGGAGAGCGCCGAGCGCAAGCAGGCTGGCTATGGCGGCATCGAGCTGGTGGGCTGGGCCGCCACGCCGCACTACGACCCGGGCACCCGCAAGCTGTACTGGGCCAAGGAGCTGGGCTCCACCGAGGAGGGCGCCTCCGAGCACTCGCTGAACTACAACGTCCGCATCCTGGGCAAGGAGGGCGTGCTGGTGCTCAACGCCGTCTCCGACATGAGCCAGCTGCCCCACGTCGAGAAGGACATGCAGCAGGTGCTGGGCTTCACCTCGTTCAAGCCTGGCCACCGCTACGAGGACTTCGACCCCAGCACCGGTCGCGTGGCCGCCTACGGCGTCGCGGGCCTCGTCGCGGGCAAGGTGGCCGCCAAGGCCGGGCTCTTCAAGGGGCTCCTCGCCGCGCTGCTGGCCGCCAAGAAGCTGGTCATCGCCGGCGTCGCGGCCCTCTTCGTCGGACTGAGCAAGCTGTTCAAGCGCCGTGGCAACGAGGACGGCACGCCGTAGGCGTCCCCTCGACTCCGTTCGCGCGCGCGAGAGGCTCGGGACTCGAGGGTCCCGGGCCTCTTCGCGTTCCAGGGCGCCGCTACGTCCGGGGCAGCGAGCAGGTGTCCAGGTCCCGCAGCACCTTGCGCGCCTCGGCGACCAGGTCCTGGTCCTGGAGCGCCTGCGCGGGGCGGGCGATGAGCTTCATGTCCGGCGTGAGGCGGTAGTAGCCCTTCGAGCGCTGCACCAGCCCCGCGACCTTGGCGCCATCCAGCAGCGCGTCCGCCCCCAGCGTCACCATCACGCGGGCGTGGCTCACCTCGAGGGCGCGCAGGCGCAGGTCGCGCATGTCGATCTTCAGCAGCGTCAGCTCGGACAGGTGGTCCACCTCGTCGGGCGCCTCGCCGTAGCGGTCGACCAGCTCCGCGCGCAGGTCCGTCACCTCCTCCGGCGTGCCGGCCTGGCTGAAGCGCTTGTAGAAGACGAGCCGCTGGTGGACGTCCGGCACGTAGTCGTCGGGGATGAGCGCCGGCACGGGGAGGGTGACGTCCGGCTCCAGCTGCACCTTGGGCGGCAGGCCCTGCAGCTCCGCCACGGCCTCCTCCATCAGCTGCGCGTACAGGTCGAAGCCAATCTCCGCGATGGCGCCGGACTGCTTCTCGCCCAGCAGGTTGCCCGCGCCGCGAATCTCCAGGTCATGGCTGGCGATGGAGAAGCCCGCGCCCAGCTCCGTGAAGTTCTGGAGCACCTCCAGCCGCCGCTGCGCGTCCTTCGTCACCGCCCGGCGCGTGGGCACCAGCAGGTACGCGTACGCGCGCTCCTTGGAGCGGCCCACGCGACCTCTCAGCTGGTACAGCTGCGCCAGGCCGAACTGGTCCGCGCGGTTGACGATCATCGTGTTGGCGCTGGAGATGTCGATGCCGCTCTCGATGATGGCGGTGCACAGGAGCACCTGGTGCTTGCGCTCGGTGAACTCCAGCATCACCTTCTCGAGCTGCCCCTCGCCCATCTGCCCGTGCGCCACGCCGATGGACAGCTTGGGCACCAGCTGCCGCAGCTCCTGCTCCATGGTGGCCAGGGACTCCACGCGGTTGTGGACGAAGAAGACCTGCCCGCCGCGCGCCACCTCGCGCTCGATGGCCTCCTTGATGACCTGGTTGTCGTACTTCATCACGAAGGTGCGGATGGCCCGGCGGTCCTGGGGCGGCGTGGCGATGATGCTCATGTCCCGCACGCCCGACATGCTCATGTGCAGCGTGCGCGGGATGGGGGTCGCCGTCAGCGTCAGGACGTCGATCTGCGAGCGCCACTTCTTCAGCGACTCCTTCTGCTTCACGCCGAAGCGCTGCTCCTCGTCGACGATCATCAACCCCAGGTCCTTGAAGGTCACGTCGCCGGCCAGCAGCTTGTGCGTGCCGATGAGGATGTCGACCCGGCCCTCCTTGGCGCGCTTGAGGATTTCACGCACCTCCGGCGCCTTCTTCAGGCCGGAGATGACCTCCACGGTGACGGGGTAGTCCTTGAAGCGCTTCTTGAAGGACAGGAAGTGCTGCTGCGCCAGCACCGTGGTGGGCACCAGCACCGCCACCTGCTTGCGGTCCAGCGCCGCCTTGAAGGCCGCGCGCATGGCGACCTCCGTCTTGCCGTAGCCCACGTCGCCGCAGACGAGCCGGTCCATGGGCTCCGGCTTCTGCATGTCCGCCAGCACGTCCTCGATGGCCTTGGCCTGGTCCGGCGTCTCCTCGAACTCGAAGTCCGCCTCGAACTGGGCGAAGTACCGGTCCGGCGCGCTGAAGGCGTGGCCCGGGTGCGCCTTGCGCGCGGCGGCGATTTGAAGCAGCTCCGCCGCCATCTTCAGCAGCTGCTCCTTGACGCGCTTCTTCGTCTTCTCCCAGCTGGTGCCGCCCAGCTTGTCGAGCTGGACCTTGTCCGGGTCCCCGCCCGTGAACTTCTGGATGAGCCGCATGCGGCCCACCGGCAGATAGATTTTGTCCCGGCCCGCGTACTCCAGCACGAGGAAGTCCCCCGGGACGTGGTTGACCTCCATCTTCGTCAGGCCCGCGTACCGGCCGATGCCGAAGTCCGTGTGGACGATGAGGTCGCCTTCCTTCAGGTCCCCGAAGCCGGCGGCGAACGCGTCCAGCTTCTTGTGTCGCCGGACGCGCCGGCGCGCGCGCGCGCCGAAGATCTCCTCGTCCGACAGCAGGGCCAGTCCGCCCGCGCCGTCCACGAAGCCCTGGCTCACCTCGCCGGTGAACAGGTGCGCCCACACCGCCGGGTCGTACAGCGCCAGCGCGTCCGTGAGCGGCTCCGTGTGGACCTTCACCATGACGTTGCGGTCGAGGAGCAGCCGCTTGAGCCGGTCCGCCTGGCTCAGCGTGCCGCAGGCCACCGCGCACGCCACGCGCGTGTCCCGCCAACGCTGGAGCCGCTCCACCAACGGGGTGAGCGCGCCCTCCTCGCCGTGGTGCGCGAGGATGGCCTCGCGCAAATCCTGGGTGCCGCCGAACGAGAACGCGACGGGCACCTGCTCGGACTGCGTCAGCGACAGGCCGCCGCCCTCCACCACGCGGAAGGCGCCCAGCCGCTCGGCCACCGCGTCGCGGGTGAGGAAGTGCTCGACGGGCGGGAGCACCAGGTCCTTGCGCTCCTCAGCCGCGGCGAACGAGCGCTCCAGTTCACCCCACAGCTCGTCCGCCGCGCGCTCCAGCGCGAGCGGGTCGTCCAGATAGAAGACGGGCGCCTCCGGGCCCCACGCGCCCAGGAAGTCGAACAGCGTGGCGAGCCCCCCCTCGAAGAGGCCGGGCAACAGCCCCTCCAGGCCGAAGCCGGGAAGTCCCTCGCGCAGCGCCTCGAGCCGCTCGCGCAGCTGGATGGTGGGCAGGTTGATGCGGTCGGCCACCTCGCGGGCGGCGGCCTCCGCGCGGGGACGGGTGTCCTCGGTGAGCAGCAGCTCGCGCGCGGGCACCAGGTCCACTTCCTTCAGCGCGTCCACCGTGCGCTGCGACGCCGGGTCGAACACGCGGATGGAGTCGATGGTGTCGCCGAAGAACTCCAGCCGCACCGGCTTGTCGTAGAGCGGGCTGAAGACATCCAGCAGTCCGCCGCGCACGGAGAACGTCCCCACGTCCTCCACCAGCGGACTGTTCTGGTAGCCCATCCGCGAAAGCTTGCGCGCCAGCGAGTCCCGGTCGTAATCCTGGCCCACGGTGACGCGGTCCGTGAGGCTCGCGATGACGCCCGGGCCGAGCACGCGGCGATACAACGCGCGTTGTGACAACACCAGCGCGGGGAAGCGCGTGCCGCGCGCCAGGTGGTGGAGCGCGCCCAGCCGCTCGGTGACGGCCGCCGCGTCCGGGGAGAGCTCGTCGTACGGCAGCACCTCGTCCGCGGGCAGGCGCAGCACGCCGGGGGTGAGCAGGGTGCCGGAGCCGCCCAGGAAGAAGGCCAGGTCCGCGGCCAGCGCGTCGGCCGCCTCCTCGTCCACCGCGACGCAGACCAGGGGGGCCCGTGTCTCACGATGCAACCGGGAGAGGACATGGGCGCGGGCCGCGCCCTTCAGGCCCTGGGTGCGCGCGCGGCGCCCGGGGGTCAGCTCGCGCAGCAGCCGCGTGAAGGCGTCGTCCGCCGCCAGAGGCCCGCCACCACGCCGCGCCGCCTCGCCATCCAGCCTCTGAGTCAATGGAGTGTCCATGAGTGGACCCTGGGGTCCCCGGGGTAATTAGGGGGCGGCCCCTGACGGGTCAACGACAGAGCGCGTCACCTGTCGTGTGCCGGAGCCGACGCGGCACCGTCTGGTGTGTCGGCCACGTATCAGCCGTACCAGGGGTGGGTTGGCCGTGCGCCCTGGGCAGGGCCTAGTGTGTATCAGGGCATCACTGGGGGGTGCCACGCCTGCCATGCAATCCGGCCGCTGGAGCAACAGGGGTGTGAGTGGTGGCGCCGCGCCCCCGTCCGAGGCCGTGGTGGTCCTGAGGAGCGTGCGCTCGTCGGGGCAGGGAATCCTGGACTTCGAGTGTGTCACCGCCAATGCCCACGCGGAGCGTTGGCTGGGGCGCGAGGAGCGTCCCCTGGTGCGACAGCGGCTGCTGGAGGAGGCGCCCTGGGTGGGAGAGTGCGGCCTGTTCGCCGCGTGTGTCCGGGTGGCGGTGCGCCGCGAGCCGGAGGTGGTGCGCGTGGCGCGCGAGTCCTCCGTGGGGCCGGTGTGGATGCTGGCGCGTGTATCCCCCTGGGAAGACGGGGTCGTCGTCTTCCTGGAGGACCTGACGGAGCGGATGGCCTCGGAGGAGGCCTTGCGTCGGGACCACGACCTCCTACACGCCGTCATCGAGAGCGCCACCGACGCCATCTACGTGAAGGACCTGGACCTGCGGTACGTGCTCATCAACGCGGCCACCGCGCGGGCCTTCAACCGCGCGCCCCACGACATCCTGGGGCGCACGGACCTGGAGCTGCTGGGGGCGGACATCGCCGGGCCCACCATGGCGCACGACCGGGAGGTGATGGAGGTGGGCGCCACCGCCACCTACGAGGATTCGGAGGGCGGGCCGGGCAGCGACCTCATCTGGCAGACGACCAAGGGCGTGCTGCGCCGGGGCGACGGCACCGTCTACGGCCTGTTCGGCATCAGCCGCGACGTCACCGCGCGGCGCCGCCAGGAGCAGGAGCGCAACGAGGAGGCCCTCTTCCAGGAGCGCTTCATCGGCGTGCTGGGCCACGACCTGGGCAACCCCCTGGCGGCGGTGCGGCTGTCCGCGGCGGCCCTGCTGGCGCAGCGCACGCTGACGCCCGAGCAGCGGCGCATGGCCCAGCGCATCGACGGGAGCGCCGAGCGCATGTCGCGGCTGGTGAAGCAGCTTTTGGACTTCACCCGCGCGCGCATGGCGGGCGGCATCCCCCTGCACCCGCGCGAGGTGTGCATGGCCACGGTGTGCCGCCGCATCATCTCCGAGCTGGAGCCGGCCTACCCGGAGCACCAGGTCCACCTGGAGGTGGTGGGCGAGTCGAACGGCGTGTGGGACGAGGAGCGGCTGGGGCAGGTGCTGTCCAACCTGGTGGGCAACGCGCTCCAGCACAGCCCCAAGGGCTCCATGGTGCGGGTGCGGGTGGCGGCCAGCGACACCCTCTTCCAGCGCGTGGAGGTCCACAACGTGGGGACGCCCATCCCGGACTCGCTGCGCCCGCGCCTGTTCGCGGCCTTCCACAAGGCGGAGCGGGACCCGAGCGCGCCCAAGGTCCAGCGACAGGGGCTGGGGCTGGGGCTCTACATCGTCTCGCAAATCGTCACCGCGCACGGCGGCTGGGTGGACGTGGCCTCGTCCGCGGAGGCGGGGACGTGCTTCGCGGTGACGCTGCCGCGCGTGGCCCAGGCCGTGTCGCAGGAGTCACCGCAGGCGCGGCGGGCCTGACGCGGTCCGCCACCGCCGAGCCGTGTCGCGGCGCCCGGGTCCGCCCACCTCAGGGCCGCCAGGTCCATCAGACGCGCGGGAGGCGACCGCGGTACTCCTCCTCGTCCTCCTCGTCGTCCTTGTCGTCGCCCTTGTCATCCCCGTCCCCGTCGCCGCCCTTGCCGTCCCCCAGCCTCAGGGACAGGGCCTCCGGCCGGGACAGGCCGTGCTCCGCGCGTGGGGACGACGACGCGTCGCCCGCTTTCACGGCGGTGAAGAGGCTGGCCATGGACAGGCAGAGGACGAGGGCGGCGGCGAGGGTCTTCATGGGCGGCTCCAGGTGACTGGGTCGCGGACGCGCGCCTTCCGGGGGAAATTCAACCCGCGTCCGGGCGCGCGCTACTTCGCCTTGAGGGTGCGGATGTATCCCACCAGCGCGTCGATCTGCGCGGGCGTGAGCTTGTCCTTGAAGGCCTTCATCTTGGAGTTCTTGGGGGAGCCCTCGGCGATGGCCTGGCGGATGTCCGCGTCGGATTCGGCTGCCTGCCAGGCGGCCAGGCTCATGTCGGCGATGGACTCCTTCTGGCCCATCTTCGTCTGCGCCTTGCCGTCGTCGCCGTGGCAGGACTTGCACTTGGCCTTCCACACCTCCGCGACGTCGTCCGCGTAGGCGCTCGAGCTCAGACAGAGGGTCATCACCAGGGCGAACCGCTTCATCATCGTCTCGTATCCTCGGGCTTCACCGCCGGTGGCGGTGGGGGGCGCAAGTCACGCGCCGGGGGCCGGCGTCGCCGCGCCTGGGCGAGTATAGAGCCCCCGTCCGTCGGGGGAAGCCCGCGAGGCGCGCGGGCCCGGGAGCGGCTCAGGCGTCCTGCGTGGCGTTGGCGCGCGCGACGGCGAACAGGCTCATGCCCACCGGCAGCTTCACCTGGGCCTCGGCGCGGGCGAACAGGGGGGCCAGCGTGTCGTAGAGCTTGAGCTGGAGCTTGGGCACGGAGCGGCGGCGCAACAGGCGGCTGTTGACGAACCAGCCCGGCATGCCCACCAGGTTCATCCACTCCAGCGTCTCGACCTCGAAGCCGTTGTGCTCCAGCACCGCGCGCAGCGTGTCCGGCGTGTAGCGGCGGTAGTGGCCCACCGCCTCGTCGATGCTGCCGAACAGCTGGGGGAGCGCGGGCACGAGGATGACCACCCGGCCGCCGGGGGTGAGAATCTGCCGGAAGCGCCGCACCGCCGCGCCGTCGTCGGGGATGTGCTCCAGCACGTTGGAGAGGACGATGGTGTCCAGCCGCTCCTTCTGGAGCGACTCCCAGTCCGCGAGCGCCACGTCGGACAGGTACGGGCGGATGTGGGGGTGGCCCCGGAAGAGGTTCTTCAGGCGGTCCACGTAGAAGGGGTCCACCTCCAGGGCGATGAGCAGCTCCAGGCCCGCCTCCAGCTCGCGGGTGATGGTGCCGATGCCGGAGCCGATTTCGAGCACGCGGCGGCCCAGGTGCTCGCGGAAGCGGCGTCCCAGCCACTGGTTGTAGTGGACGGCGCCGTCCATGCGCTCCAGGGTGGTGTAGCCCTCGTGCTGGTTGTCCGCGTCGTCGCGCACGGTGGCGTAGCGCACCAGGGTGCGCAGCTGGGACAGGCGCGCGGCGCGAGGGCGGCGGGGCACGGCCTGCAGCGGCAGCGCCACCTCCGTGAAGCGGTACAGCTGCGCGGCCAGCTTCACCACCAGCTCCGCGTCCACCGCGTCGTCGTCGCTGGTGAGGCTGACGGAGCGCAGCGCGTCCGTGCGGAAGGCGCGCACGCCGCTGAGCGGGTCGCTGACGGCCACGTCGGTGACGAAGCGGGTGACCTGTCCCAGGGCGCGCTCGGCGAGCAGCTGGGGCGCGAGCCCCGTGGCGGTGCGGCGGCCGAAGACGACGTCCGCGGTGTCCGCGTGGAGGGGGCCCAGCAGCGACTCGTAGGCGTCCGGGGCGTAGGCGGCGTCCGGGTCCTGGAGGATGGTGACCGCGCCCGTCACGCGGGGCAGCGCCGCCCGGATGGCCGCGCCCTTGCCCCCCTGCACGTGCAGGACGTGCAGCCCCGGGCGGGGGGGCACGCTCGGCTCGCCCTCTCCAGCCAGCACCACCTCCGCCCTGCCAGCGAGCTCCCGCGCGAAGTGGGAGGCGGCGTCAACGGTGGAGGGGGAGAAGGGGAGGATGACCGAGTGCGAAAAGTTCACGTCGCGCTCCCTAGCACAGGCGGCCGGGTCGCGCGCGTGCTCCCCCCTGGCGTCGGGTGCATGGTGGGCGTCCGGGCGACGGCGGAACGATGGACAACCCGGGGCGGACACGGCACGCTCGATGGCCCTGGCGTAGGTGTGGGTGTAGGTCGGGGGTGGCCGTGTGTGCCGGACCGGTGCTCCACCGCGGCGCTCTCAGGAGAGACGAGACGTGGAAGGAACCGTGTTCGACCCGGCGGGTGGCGCCGGCGGCCCGACGCCCGCGGGAGTGATGGCGAAGCTGCGCGCGCTGTGGCGGCGCAAGTGGATCATCCTGGGCGTGGCCGTGGTGGTGGTGGGGTTGTCGGCGGCCCACACGTTGCGCCAGCCCAAGGTCTACTCCGCCAGCACCTCGCTCATCATCGACGTGATGGCGCCTCGCTTCCTCGACACCGAGGTGAAGGAGGTCATGGGCGAGGAGCGCAGCAACTACTGGTTCAACAAGGAGTACTACGCCACGCAGAGCGAGGTCATCACCTCGCGCGCGGTGGCCAGCCGCGTGGTGGACAAGCTGGGGCTGTCCACGGACGCGGGCTTCCTGGGCCTTTCGAAGGTCCAGGACGAGAAGGCGCGCGTGCAGGCGATGCAGGCCGCGGACGCGGTGGGGTTGCTCCAGTCGCGCATCCGCGTGGTGCCGGAGAAGGACTCGCGGGTGATGAACATCGCGGTGGACGACGAGGACGCCCAGCGCGCGGCCCTGCTCGCCAACGAGGTGGCCGGCGCGTACATGGCGGAGAACCTGGCGCTCAAGCTGCGCATGACGGACGACGCCCGCAGCTGGCTGGAGGGGCGCCTGTCGGAGCTTGAGAGCCAGTCCAAGACGAGCGAGCTGGCGGTCTTCGACTTCAAGAAGGACGCGGACATGCTGTCCACGTCGCTCGAGTCGAGGATGAGCATCGTCAGCGAGCGCATCAACAGCTTCAACCTGCACCTCACGGAGGTGAGCACGCGCATCGCCGCCCTCCAGGCGCGGATGGAGGCCATCCAGAAGTTGCGCAAGACGGCGGCGGACGACGAGACGTGGGCGGAGGCGCTGCCGGGCGCCAAGGACGGCGTCATCCAGGACCTGCGCAAGGCGTACACGGACGCGCGAATCCTGTGCGCGGAGCTGGGGGAGCGCTACCTGCCCGAGCACCCCAAGCTCCTGGAGTGCCAGGGCAAGCTGGCGGTGATTCGCGGCGACTTCCTCAAGAGCCTGCAGAACGTGGTGCGCTCGGCGGAGACGGAGCTGACGGAGGCGGAGGCCCAGCGCAAGAACCTGGTGCGCCTGTTGGACGAGGCGAAGGCCGAGGCGTTCCAGGTGAACAAGAAGTCCATCGAGTTCGACCGGCTCAAGCGCGAGTCGGACAACAACCAGCGGCTCTACGACCTGGTGCTCAAGCGGCTCAAGGACATCGAGCTGTCGGGCCTGCTGCGCACCAGCAACGTGCGCGTGCTGGACCCGGCCCGTCCGGTGTGGACGCCGGTGAAGCCCAACGTGCGGCGCAACCTGATGATGGGGCTGGTGCTGGGCGTGCTCGCGGGGCTGGGCATGGCGCTGCTGCTGGACCTGCTGGAGAACAGCGTGTCCACGCAGGCGGACGTGGAGGAGCGGCTGGGGCTGGCCTTCCTGGGCGTCATGCCGCGCATCGAGGGCAACAAGGCGCCGCGCGAGCGGGACCTGTACGTCCACCGGGAGCCCAAGTCGTCCGTGGCGGAGTGCTGCCGGGCCATCCGCACCAACCTGCTGTTCATGTCGCCGGACACGCCCTTCAAGACGCTGGTGGTGACGTCCAGCGGGCCGCAGGAGGGCAAGTCCACCACGTGCATCAGCCTGGGCGTGGCCATGGCCCAGAGCGGCAACCGGGTGTTGCTGCTGGACACGGACATGCGCCGGCCCCGGCTGCACCGCGCCTTCGGGGTGCCCAACGAGCTGGGCATCTCCTCGCTGGTGGTGGGCGAGGGGGCGCTGGAGGCGGCGGTGAAGAGCACGGAGGTGCCGGGGCTGTTCGTGCTGCCGTGTGGCCCGCTGCCGCCCAACCCGGCGGAGCTGCTGCACACGCGCGCCTTCGCGGAGCTGCTCAAGCAGGTGGCGGGGAAGTTCGACCGCGTCATCCTGGACAGCCCGCCGCTCAACGCGGTGGCGGACGCGGCGGTGCTGGCCACTCAGTCGGACGGAGTGGTGCTGGTGCTCAAGGCGGGGAAGACGAACCGCGAGTCCGCGCGCCGCGCGCTGCGCTCGCTGGCGGACGTGCAGGCGCGCATGTACGGCGCCATCCTCAACGACGTGGACCTGCGGGCGCCGCGCTATGGGGACTCGTACCTGGCCTACCAGGGCTACGGGCAGTACGCCGCCGAGGAGTCGAAGGACGGGGTGGCGCAGTCGTGAGCGCGCCCATGGCGGGCGCGGGCCTGCGTGTGCTGCACCTGGGCAAGTTCTATCCGCCGGCCTCCGGGGGCATCGAGAGCCACGTGCAGACGCTGGCCCGGGCCCAGGCCGCGCTGGGCGCGCAGGTGGAGGTGCTGTGCGCCAACCACTCCGTGGACGGCACGGGCACCAGCCACGAGTTCCACGGGCGCAGCCCCACCCGCGAGGATTGGGACGGGCTGGTGCGCGTGGTGCGGCTGGGGCGCGCCGCCTCCGTGGCGCGCATGGACGTGCTGCCCCAGCTGC includes these proteins:
- a CDS encoding c-type cytochrome; translated protein: MMKRFALVMTLCLSSSAYADDVAEVWKAKCKSCHGDDGKAQTKMGQKESIADMSLAAWQAAESDADIRQAIAEGSPKNSKMKAFKDKLTPAQIDALVGYIRTLKAK
- a CDS encoding PAS domain-containing sensor histidine kinase — protein: MVVLRSVRSSGQGILDFECVTANAHAERWLGREERPLVRQRLLEEAPWVGECGLFAACVRVAVRREPEVVRVARESSVGPVWMLARVSPWEDGVVVFLEDLTERMASEEALRRDHDLLHAVIESATDAIYVKDLDLRYVLINAATARAFNRAPHDILGRTDLELLGADIAGPTMAHDREVMEVGATATYEDSEGGPGSDLIWQTTKGVLRRGDGTVYGLFGISRDVTARRRQEQERNEEALFQERFIGVLGHDLGNPLAAVRLSAAALLAQRTLTPEQRRMAQRIDGSAERMSRLVKQLLDFTRARMAGGIPLHPREVCMATVCRRIISELEPAYPEHQVHLEVVGESNGVWDEERLGQVLSNLVGNALQHSPKGSMVRVRVAASDTLFQRVEVHNVGTPIPDSLRPRLFAAFHKAERDPSAPKVQRQGLGLGLYIVSQIVTAHGGWVDVASSAEAGTCFAVTLPRVAQAVSQESPQARRA
- the mfd gene encoding transcription-repair coupling factor, whose product is MDTPLTQRLDGEAARRGGGPLAADDAFTRLLRELTPGRRARTQGLKGAARAHVLSRLHRETRAPLVCVAVDEEAADALAADLAFFLGGSGTLLTPGVLRLPADEVLPYDELSPDAAAVTERLGALHHLARGTRFPALVLSQRALYRRVLGPGVIASLTDRVTVGQDYDRDSLARKLSRMGYQNSPLVEDVGTFSVRGGLLDVFSPLYDKPVRLEFFGDTIDSIRVFDPASQRTVDALKEVDLVPARELLLTEDTRPRAEAAAREVADRINLPTIQLRERLEALREGLPGFGLEGLLPGLFEGGLATLFDFLGAWGPEAPVFYLDDPLALERAADELWGELERSFAAAEERKDLVLPPVEHFLTRDAVAERLGAFRVVEGGGLSLTQSEQVPVAFSFGGTQDLREAILAHHGEEGALTPLVERLQRWRDTRVACAVACGTLSQADRLKRLLLDRNVMVKVHTEPLTDALALYDPAVWAHLFTGEVSQGFVDGAGGLALLSDEEIFGARARRRVRRHKKLDAFAAGFGDLKEGDLIVHTDFGIGRYAGLTKMEVNHVPGDFLVLEYAGRDKIYLPVGRMRLIQKFTGGDPDKVQLDKLGGTSWEKTKKRVKEQLLKMAAELLQIAAARKAHPGHAFSAPDRYFAQFEADFEFEETPDQAKAIEDVLADMQKPEPMDRLVCGDVGYGKTEVAMRAAFKAALDRKQVAVLVPTTVLAQQHFLSFKKRFKDYPVTVEVISGLKKAPEVREILKRAKEGRVDILIGTHKLLAGDVTFKDLGLMIVDEEQRFGVKQKESLKKWRSQIDVLTLTATPIPRTLHMSMSGVRDMSIIATPPQDRRAIRTFVMKYDNQVIKEAIEREVARGGQVFFVHNRVESLATMEQELRQLVPKLSIGVAHGQMGEGQLEKVMLEFTERKHQVLLCTAIIESGIDISSANTMIVNRADQFGLAQLYQLRGRVGRSKERAYAYLLVPTRRAVTKDAQRRLEVLQNFTELGAGFSIASHDLEIRGAGNLLGEKQSGAIAEIGFDLYAQLMEEAVAELQGLPPKVQLEPDVTLPVPALIPDDYVPDVHQRLVFYKRFSQAGTPEEVTDLRAELVDRYGEAPDEVDHLSELTLLKIDMRDLRLRALEVSHARVMVTLGADALLDGAKVAGLVQRSKGYYRLTPDMKLIARPAQALQDQDLVAEARKVLRDLDTCSLPRT